In Flavobacteriales bacterium, the following proteins share a genomic window:
- a CDS encoding ABC transporter ATP-binding protein: MMLKGEHLQVGYRNSKEDHVLLNDLNFSVEQGNVVALMGANGSGKSSLLKIISGIHSPLSGDVFINEKNTKQFNPADWSQQVSVVLTSVPEMGEMDVYGLISLGRFPYTGWRGKLAESDLLQIEKVLEETGLSQLAFRKVDQLSDGEKQRVMIARALAQDTPIVLLDEPTAFLDLSARRTVANLIKKSAKESGRLFIFSTHETELALQTADRFWIIGNEKNFYSCVGADDARHVLQREFA, encoded by the coding sequence ATGATGCTGAAGGGAGAACATTTGCAAGTGGGATACCGGAATAGTAAGGAGGATCATGTCCTACTGAATGATTTAAATTTTTCGGTAGAGCAGGGGAACGTTGTGGCATTAATGGGTGCAAATGGTTCCGGTAAATCAAGTTTACTAAAAATTATCAGTGGGATACATTCACCCTTGTCGGGTGATGTTTTTATCAATGAAAAAAATACAAAACAATTTAATCCTGCAGATTGGTCGCAACAGGTAAGTGTGGTGCTTACTTCGGTGCCTGAAATGGGAGAAATGGATGTGTACGGATTAATTTCATTAGGTCGTTTTCCGTATACCGGATGGCGGGGAAAATTAGCTGAATCAGATTTATTGCAGATCGAAAAAGTACTGGAAGAAACGGGATTAAGTCAGCTTGCATTTCGTAAGGTGGATCAGTTAAGTGATGGAGAAAAACAGCGGGTGATGATTGCACGTGCACTGGCACAAGATACACCGATTGTGTTGTTGGATGAACCCACTGCTTTTTTAGATCTCTCTGCACGCCGAACGGTAGCTAATCTGATTAAGAAGAGTGCGAAGGAAAGTGGAAGATTATTTATTTTTTCTACCCACGAAACTGAACTTGCTCTTCAAACTGCCGATCGTTTTTGGATTATCGGAAATGAGAAGAATTTTTATTCCTGTGTAGGTGCCGACGATGCACGCCATGTACTTCAACGGGAATTCGCATGA
- a CDS encoding iron ABC transporter permease, which produces MSGIKSTYLQQQKKYKRIILILYVLVPLFFLADLLIGSVTIPLSEVFSVLTGGESSRRAWDFIILETRLPQSITAVFAGAGLAVGGLLLQTYFRNPLAGPDVLGISSGSILGVAIVLMGADWMNIEFSFLSGNALLISSSFIGALLVMLIISLFAKTARNPVTVIIAGMMLAYLIGALVNLIQHMAAKEGLQQFVFWGMGSFSGTDLKQSFLFAGGIILTLVPVFLIAGKMNVWTLGETYARSMGVSPSGIRRSTIFTTGLLTAIVTAFCGPIAFIGIAVPHLVKRLISSGDHRILIPAVIAGGALLSLICSMLSRLPIFEQALPLNAVTSIIGAPVVILVILGKFKYKGGVE; this is translated from the coding sequence ATGAGTGGAATTAAGTCCACATACCTGCAACAACAGAAAAAGTATAAGCGAATTATACTTATCCTTTATGTATTGGTCCCCCTGTTTTTCCTGGCGGATCTTTTAATCGGATCCGTTACCATTCCTCTTTCCGAAGTTTTTTCGGTGTTAACGGGAGGAGAATCTTCACGCAGGGCATGGGATTTTATTATTCTGGAAACGCGTTTGCCACAGAGTATCACAGCGGTTTTTGCAGGAGCGGGACTCGCGGTTGGCGGACTTTTACTTCAAACTTATTTTAGAAATCCATTGGCGGGACCCGATGTGCTTGGTATTTCTTCCGGCTCCATTTTAGGAGTTGCTATTGTATTGATGGGTGCCGATTGGATGAATATTGAATTTTCATTTTTATCCGGAAATGCATTGCTGATTTCATCTTCCTTTATCGGTGCACTTCTTGTTATGCTTATCATTTCTTTGTTTGCAAAAACCGCCCGTAATCCTGTTACGGTAATCATTGCAGGAATGATGCTGGCTTATTTAATTGGTGCATTGGTGAATTTAATTCAACACATGGCAGCAAAAGAAGGATTACAACAATTTGTGTTTTGGGGAATGGGCTCTTTTTCGGGTACCGATCTCAAGCAGTCCTTTTTATTCGCCGGTGGAATTATTCTCACGCTCGTTCCTGTTTTTTTAATTGCAGGAAAAATGAATGTGTGGACTCTGGGTGAAACCTATGCGCGAAGTATGGGTGTTTCTCCATCGGGAATTCGCAGAAGTACCATTTTTACAACCGGTTTACTCACGGCCATTGTAACGGCATTTTGCGGACCCATCGCATTCATTGGAATTGCGGTTCCCCATTTGGTAAAGCGATTAATAAGCAGTGGCGATCATCGCATTTTAATTCCCGCAGTTATTGCAGGAGGTGCATTGTTAAGTTTGATTTGTTCCATGCTTAGCCGATTACCTATTTTCGAGCAGGCACTTCCGCTTAATGCGGTTACTTCCATCATTGGAGCACCTGTTGTTATTTTAGTCATTCTTGGAAAATTTAAATACAAGGGAGGTGTGGAATGA
- a CDS encoding ABC transporter substrate-binding protein, translating to MRIQFRIFLLLLIGSFTSCIRNEKTAKETPYANPADTINLFQNKVDIKYASGFKVEYFPTYKKVQVLDPQNPGKPFGKYLLVERGRPYEAASDEVVIEIPVLNLACVSTTHLPFLSHLDLEDKLVGFSGMRYVKDEKILKRIKEGKVKEIGTETDLNKESIVDLYPEMLMVYPYEGMDFSSLKKAGIPIVYNSDYLEMSPLGKAEWIKFFALFFNKEEEANHYFSFVEEEYNSLLNKAKSAQRKPAIFSGKAFNGEWHVPGGKSFAAAMMQDAGAVYLWGDDAHNNVLQLEMEHVVEKALHAEWWIIVGANNGKYTLDKLQAEDSRYAEFDAFKNKQVLFCNTFESDYFGEAVAEPQIVLKDLVYFLHPELVKNYKPKYFYRLQ from the coding sequence GTGCGTATTCAGTTTCGGATTTTTTTACTGTTGTTGATCGGGAGTTTTACTTCCTGCATTCGCAATGAAAAAACAGCGAAGGAAACTCCTTATGCAAATCCGGCGGATACGATCAATCTATTTCAGAATAAGGTCGACATAAAATACGCCTCCGGATTTAAAGTTGAATATTTCCCCACTTACAAAAAAGTGCAGGTGCTGGATCCGCAAAATCCGGGAAAACCATTTGGAAAATACCTTCTCGTGGAGCGGGGACGTCCCTATGAAGCTGCCAGTGATGAAGTGGTCATTGAAATACCCGTATTAAATCTGGCCTGTGTTTCCACCACGCATTTGCCGTTTTTAAGTCACCTCGATCTCGAAGATAAACTCGTGGGGTTTTCCGGAATGCGTTATGTGAAAGATGAAAAAATTTTAAAGCGCATTAAAGAAGGAAAAGTGAAAGAGATTGGAACGGAAACAGATTTAAATAAAGAAAGCATTGTTGACTTATACCCCGAGATGTTAATGGTCTATCCTTACGAAGGCATGGATTTTTCTTCGCTTAAAAAAGCAGGAATTCCTATTGTTTACAATAGCGATTATTTAGAGATGAGTCCCCTCGGTAAAGCGGAGTGGATTAAATTTTTCGCTTTATTTTTTAATAAGGAAGAAGAAGCGAATCATTATTTTTCATTTGTAGAGGAAGAATACAATTCATTATTGAACAAGGCAAAATCAGCCCAGCGAAAACCGGCAATTTTTTCCGGTAAGGCATTTAATGGCGAATGGCATGTTCCGGGTGGAAAAAGTTTTGCAGCTGCAATGATGCAGGATGCCGGAGCAGTTTATTTGTGGGGTGATGATGCGCATAATAATGTCCTCCAGTTAGAAATGGAACATGTGGTGGAAAAAGCTTTGCATGCGGAGTGGTGGATTATTGTAGGTGCCAATAATGGAAAATATACACTTGATAAATTGCAGGCAGAAGATAGTCGCTATGCCGAATTTGATGCGTTTAAGAATAAACAAGTGTTGTTCTGCAATACTTTTGAAAGTGATTATTTCGGAGAAGCAGTTGCCGAGCCGCAAATTGTATTAAAAGACCTGGTTTATTTTCTCCATCCTGAGTTGGTGAAAAATTATAAGCCAAAATATTTTTATCGTTTGCAATGA
- a CDS encoding serine hydrolase, producing the protein MKRILNILAVLFPLLSIGQQVNISRIDAYIDKARKEWDCPGVAVGIVFNDSVILSKGYGTISSESEQAVDGNTLFGIASNTKAFTAAGIAMMVDQKKLEWDSKVIDVLPYFRMYNDYVTQEMTVRDLLCHRSGLKTFSGDLIWYGSEHSRKEIIERARFLKPAFGFRASYGYSNIMYLTAGELLAEVYGKSFDQFLKTEIFEPLGMKRTNSSIRSQKKDENVALPHAKVNGKWVPIPYVNWDNMAPAGGINSCTNDLVNWLRLQLNHGKWNEKTYWSERVSREMWLPQTIDNVSAFSERLHPSKHFSAYGLGWDLFDYYGYKIVNHSGGLDGMISHTFLIPELNFGVVILSNSATTLPYALMYQILDFVIGDPEANDWSATYLEFAKGYEKYVEDKTKEKEKARKKHLTASLELKDYVGLYSGNVYGNCRVDIKDGKLFLKLQHTPTMYGYLEHWEEDVYTIVLPEHPSLPRGEVHFNVDKEKKKVISLMIDIPNPDFDFTELDFNKIK; encoded by the coding sequence ATGAAACGTATATTGAATATTCTAGCAGTACTGTTCCCCTTATTATCCATCGGGCAACAGGTAAATATTTCCCGGATTGATGCTTATATCGACAAAGCGAGAAAAGAATGGGATTGTCCGGGTGTGGCCGTGGGTATTGTGTTTAACGATTCCGTTATTTTATCAAAAGGATATGGAACCATCAGTTCAGAAAGTGAACAAGCGGTCGACGGTAATACGCTTTTTGGAATCGCCTCCAATACCAAAGCATTTACTGCTGCGGGAATTGCTATGATGGTGGATCAGAAAAAATTGGAATGGGATTCGAAGGTGATTGATGTCCTTCCTTATTTCCGGATGTATAACGATTATGTTACACAGGAAATGACCGTGCGTGATTTGTTATGTCACCGCAGTGGACTAAAAACATTTTCCGGCGATTTAATCTGGTACGGGAGTGAACATTCACGCAAAGAAATAATTGAACGTGCACGCTTTTTAAAACCTGCATTTGGATTTCGTGCCAGTTATGGTTACAGCAACATCATGTACCTCACCGCCGGTGAATTATTGGCGGAGGTTTATGGGAAATCGTTTGATCAGTTTTTAAAAACGGAAATATTTGAGCCCTTGGGAATGAAGCGGACCAATTCAAGTATCCGTTCGCAAAAGAAAGATGAAAATGTAGCCTTGCCACATGCCAAAGTAAATGGAAAATGGGTTCCGATTCCTTATGTGAACTGGGATAACATGGCTCCTGCAGGCGGAATAAATTCCTGTACCAATGATTTAGTGAACTGGTTGCGTTTGCAATTGAATCACGGTAAGTGGAATGAAAAAACGTATTGGTCGGAACGTGTTTCGCGCGAAATGTGGTTGCCACAAACCATCGATAATGTAAGCGCATTCTCGGAGCGACTTCATCCCAGCAAGCATTTTAGTGCCTATGGATTAGGCTGGGATCTGTTCGATTATTACGGTTATAAAATCGTGAATCACAGTGGTGGACTGGATGGAATGATTTCACACACTTTTTTAATTCCGGAATTAAATTTCGGAGTGGTGATTTTATCCAATTCTGCTACTACACTTCCTTATGCACTGATGTATCAGATTCTCGATTTTGTAATTGGCGATCCGGAAGCAAATGATTGGAGCGCTACTTATCTTGAGTTTGCAAAGGGCTATGAAAAATATGTGGAAGATAAAACCAAAGAAAAAGAAAAGGCACGTAAAAAACACCTTACGGCAAGTTTGGAATTGAAGGATTATGTTGGACTCTATTCCGGTAATGTATATGGAAATTGCAGAGTTGATATAAAGGATGGAAAACTCTTTTTGAAATTACAACACACTCCAACCATGTACGGTTATCTCGAACATTGGGAGGAGGATGTTTATACCATTGTATTGCCGGAGCATCCAAGTCTTCCGCGTGGAGAAGTACATTTTAATGTGGATAAGGAAAAGAAAAAAGTAATCAGTTTAATGATTGATATTCCAAATCCGGATTTTGATTTTACAGAATTGGATTTTAATAAGATTAAATAA
- a CDS encoding agmatinase family protein: MSSKEEIIQSFNPDGVGQNNGNLFGLPFNYEHSRLTILPVPWDVTVSYSDGTADGPSAILDASPQLDFFDSDLQDAWKIGFHLTPISTEIRDLSDQLRLKSTSYIDFLENGGKVETNDEFSTVLEEINASCEMLKNRVKEKCLSMMKDGKMVALLGGDHSTPLGLIEALTEKHEHFGILQIDAHMDLRDAYEGFSYSHASVMFNALKYPQVQRLVQVGIRDFCKQEADLAAASNGRVKVFYDSDMKTAQYEGKSWRAVVDDIVSTLPEKVYISFDIDGLDPKLCPGTGTPVPGGLEFEQAVYLFRSLVREGKTIIGFDLNEVAPGDTEWNANVGARMLWKLCVFMAKSNHLKP, translated from the coding sequence ATGTCGAGCAAAGAAGAGATTATTCAATCCTTTAATCCGGATGGTGTTGGTCAGAATAACGGAAATCTATTCGGATTGCCTTTTAATTACGAGCACAGTCGCCTAACGATTCTTCCCGTTCCCTGGGATGTAACGGTTTCATACAGCGATGGCACAGCGGATGGTCCTTCTGCCATTTTGGATGCTTCTCCTCAATTGGATTTTTTCGATTCAGATTTACAGGATGCCTGGAAAATCGGATTTCATTTAACACCGATCAGTACCGAAATACGCGATCTCAGTGATCAGTTGAGATTAAAAAGCACATCGTATATCGACTTCCTGGAAAATGGCGGAAAAGTGGAAACGAATGATGAATTTTCAACTGTTCTCGAAGAGATAAATGCTTCCTGCGAAATGCTGAAAAATCGTGTAAAGGAAAAATGCCTGAGCATGATGAAGGATGGTAAAATGGTTGCGCTTTTAGGTGGCGACCACAGTACCCCGCTTGGTTTAATTGAAGCGTTGACAGAAAAACATGAACACTTCGGTATTCTGCAAATTGATGCGCACATGGATTTGCGTGATGCTTACGAAGGATTTTCCTACTCGCACGCTTCGGTGATGTTTAACGCATTAAAATACCCGCAAGTGCAACGATTGGTGCAAGTAGGTATTCGCGATTTTTGTAAACAGGAAGCGGATCTTGCCGCTGCAAGTAACGGACGGGTAAAAGTCTTTTACGATAGCGATATGAAAACGGCACAGTACGAAGGCAAAAGCTGGAGGGCTGTGGTGGATGACATTGTTTCAACACTACCCGAAAAAGTGTACATCAGTTTCGATATCGATGGATTAGATCCGAAATTATGTCCGGGTACCGGAACACCAGTGCCGGGCGGACTCGAATTCGAGCAGGCGGTTTATCTATTCCGCTCTTTAGTACGCGAAGGAAAAACCATTATAGGATTCGATTTAAATGAAGTTGCTCCCGGAGATACCGAATGGAATGCCAACGTTGGGGCACGAATGTTGTGGAAGCTATGTGTGTTTATGGCGAAATCCAATCATTTAAAGCCTTAA